The following are encoded together in the Drosophila takahashii strain IR98-3 E-12201 chromosome X, DtakHiC1v2, whole genome shotgun sequence genome:
- the LOC108056086 gene encoding anoctamin-6 isoform X4 — MLSCCLLRGLRCGNQREESAETYRRFDDGKRSVDFVLAYNGETQSEEHRRKCEIFEANLQREGLQLEHNKVQRVHFIKIHAPAEVLYRYAEILKIKVPLKPIPGQEQIFAESAHEFKTCLSRLCRSLFSSVQLNTELFPEREPRIHLEFARNYLELYDTEHPNFLDAGTRYSIINFILQRQHFVEGEETADNLGIEKLVQDGVYTCAYTLHDKDDRDRLLKEWANISKWKNLQPLDQIKDYFGAKVALYFAWLGFYTQMLIPISVFGVLCFLYGFVTWSSDPISRDICNDNGTIMCPQCDRSCDYWRLNETCTSSKFNYLIDNNMTVVFAFSMAIWAVVYLEFWKRYSAGLVHRWGLTGFTHHVEHPRPQYLAKISRSRRLAGKAYEEDEQTGKRTALDPDVPFWSIKFLPNFTSYSIMVLFICISVIAIAGIIIYRMAQRASHSILGSENSMTFKVMILPMTAGVIDLIVISLLDMVYSSLAVKLTNYEYCRTQTEYDESLTIKNYVFQFVNYYSSLFYIAFLKGKFVGYPAKYNRVLGFRQEECNPGGCLMELCMQLVIIMAGKQAVNAIVEMLIPYLMRTFKELSYRHGWYKSHQDQRLVPYNQFTEDYNLLPAENNSLYVEYLEMVVQFGFITLFSLAFPLAPLLALLNNVIEVRLDAIKMLRFLRRPVGMRARDIGVWHSIMTVVTRIAVASSAMIIAFSTNLIPKIVYAASMGDPELNNYLNFTLAVFNTKDFQVQPLLGGSQHVNETVCRYTEFRNSPEDPHPYKRPMIYWKILTGRLAFIVIYQNIITMLQGILRWAVPDVSGRLLKRIKRENFLLREHIIEYEKQHAMKMAHKEVQEVPQKSENGLRRRDEATSFV, encoded by the exons atgCTGAGCTGCTGCCTCCTGCGCGGCCTGCGCTGCGGCAATCAAAGGGAGGAGTCCGCCGAG ACCTACAGACGCTTCGACGATGGCAAACGCAGCGTTGACTTTGTGCTGGCCTACAATGGCGAAACGCAGTCGGAGGAGCATCGTCGCAAGTGCGAGATCTTCGAGGCGAATTTGCAGCGCGAGGGTTTGCAGCTGGAGCACAACAAGGTGCAGCGGGTGCACTTCATTAAGATCCATGCGCCGGCGGAGGTGCTATACCGATATGCGGAGATACTGAAGATTAAGGTGCCGCTGAAGCCGATTCCCGGCCAGGAGCAAATCTTTGCCGAGTCGGCGCACGAGTTTAAGACCTGCTTGAGCCGCCTGTGTCGCAGTCTGTTTAGCTCCGTGCAGCTCAATACGGAACTCTTCCCCGAGCGCGAACCGCGCATCCATCTCGAGTTCGCCCGCAACTATCTGGAGCTCTACGACACGGAGCATCCGAACTTCCTCGATGCCGGCACCCGCTACTCCATCATCAACTTTATACTGCAGCGCCAGCACTTCGTCGAGGGCGAGGAGACGGCCGACAATCTGGGCATCGAGAAGCTCGTCCAGGATGGCGTCTATACCTGCGCCTATACGTTGCACGAT AAAGACGATCGAGATCGTCTGCTCAAGGAGTGGGCCAACATATCCAAGTGGAAGAA CCTGCAGCCACTGGACCAAATCAAAGACTACTTCGGAGCCAAGGTGGCCCTGTACTTTGCCTGGCTGGGATTCTACACGCAAATGCTGATACCCATCAGCGTTTTCGGAGTGCTCTGCTTCCTGTACGGCTTCGTCACGTGGTCCAGCGATCCGATTAGCCGCGATATTTGCAACGACAACGGGACGATAATGTGTCCGCAGTGCGACCGAAGCTGCGACTACTGGCGGCTGAACGAGACGTGCACGAGTTCGAAGTTCAACTATCTGATAGACAACAACATGACGGTGGTCTTTGCCTTTTCGATGGCCATCTGGGCTGTGGTCTATCTGGAGTTCTGGAAGCGCTACTCGGCGGGCCTGGTGCATCGCTGGGGACTGACTGGCTTCACGCATCACGTCGAGCATCCGCGTCCGCAATACCTGGCCAAAATATCGCGCTCCAGGCGGCTGGCAGGGAAGGCGTACGAAGAGGATGAACAGACTGGTAAGCGAACCGCCCTGGATCCAGATGTGCCCTTCTGGAGCATCAAGTTCCTGCCCAACTTTACTAGTTACAGCATCATGGTATTGTTT ATTTGCATATCAGTCATTGCGATAGCGGGCATTATCATCTATAGAATGGCTCAGCGCGCCTCGCACAGCATTCTGGGCAGCGAGAATTCGATGACCTTCAAGGTCATGATTCTGCCCATGACGGCGGGCGTGATTGACTTGATTGTCATCTCGCTGCTGGACATGGTGTACTCCAGTTTGGCCGTGAAGCTAACCAACTACGAGTACTGCCGCACCCAGACGGAGTACGACGAGAGCCTAACAATCAAAAACTATGTGTTCCAGTTTGTCAACTACTACTCCTCGCTCTTCTACATTGCCTTCCTCAAGGGCAAGTTTGTCGGCTATCCGGCGAAATATAATCGCGTTCTGGGCTTTCGCCAGGAGGAATGCAATCCCGGCGGCTGCCTCATGGAGCTCTGCATGCAGCTGGTGATCATCATGGCCGGCAAGCAGGCAGTGAATGCGATAGTCGAGATGCTTATACCCTATCTAATGCGCACCTTCAAGGAGCTAAGCTATCGGCACGGCTGGTACAAGAGCCACCAGGATCAAAGGCTGGTGCCCTACAACCAGTTCACCGAGGACTATAATCTACTGCCCGCCGAGAACAATTCGCTCTACGTGGAATACCTCGAAATGG TTGTGCAATTCGGCTTTATTACCCTGTTCAGCTTGGCCTTCCCGTTGGCCCCGCTTTTGGCCCTGCTGAACAATGTGATTGAGGTGCGTCTGGACGCCATCAAAATGCTGCGCTTCCTGCGACGACCGGTGGGAATGCGAGCACGCGACATTGGCGTTTGGCACAGCATCATGACCGTCGTCACCCGCATAGCCGTTGCCTCGAGT GCAATGATAATCGCATTTAGCACGAACCTCATACCGAAAATCGTGTATGCCGCCTCCATGGGCGATCCCGAGTTGAACAACTACCTTAATTTCACGCTGGCCGTGTTCAACACCAAGGATTTCCAGGTGCAGCCCCTGCTGGGCGGCAGTCAGCATGTGAACGAGACGGTGTGCCGCTACACAGAGTTCCGAAACTCGCCAGAGGATCCGCATCCCTACAAGCGTCCCATGATCTATTGGAAAATACTGACGGGTCGGCTGGCCTTCATCGTCATCTACCAGAACATCATTACCATGCTGCAAGGCATTCTGCGCTGGGCCGTGCCGGATGTCTCGGGACGCCTGCTGAAGCGCATCAAGCGAGAGAATTTCCTGCTGCGGGAGCACATCATCGAGTATGAGAAGCAGCACGCCATGAAGATGGCCCACAAGGAGGTGCAGGAGGTGCCACAAAAGTCGGAGAACGGCCTGCGAAGGCGCGACGAGGCCACCTCCTTTGTATAA